TTCTtaagttattttaaaaactttttttcatttaaagaCATTACACCTCTACTCaagtttaaaattgaaaaatgccTGGCACTTCAAGGACATTTTTCGCTACAACTTACCGAAACTGAGTTCGCTTTTCCAGCAAACTGATTGGCAGTGCTTTCCTTAGCGGAGCTGGCGAACTCCCAGGCGTAGAGGCGTCTCCATTGGCCATTTCACGCGCCCGCTGCATATCTTCGGGATTCATTTCGAACTTAATTACAACCGTTCGCTGGCAACGTTCGCCATCAACTACGCTCAGATTTTATGCAGTTCACACGACCAGATAGGCACGCATCGCACACCTGCCGCACGcacacgcaaaaaaaaaaaaaaacggcgaGCACACCTTGAGTTCGGCGGGCAAAAAAGGCGAAAACATGCGGCTAAAACACGATCGCGCGCATTAACACAATGGCACAAGATTTTAGCCGCGTAATGAACATGGCTCGTACCGCCTGAGGGCGCAAAACATATAGCCTCAGCATCGGCGATAGCAACATACACTTTCGATTCGCACCCAAATCGATGCAAACTAATGCTTTCTGACAGGCCCAAGTGCGTGGCAACCACGtgaatccaatccaatccaatccgattccgattcgatTGGATCCAAAGACAGTCGCGAGGTGAACAACATGCAACAAGTGGCCTGGGAGAGGCGCTCTAAAAACCAGTCCAGATGATCTGGGTGTGCCGGCTGGAACTACACTAATGCGAAATCTACAAGGCGAAGCTGGAGGAGAACACATTTCAATCAGTTTGCAATCAGGCTTAATCTACAGCACAACTTGACAATGTTTTATAAGTTATGTTCAAGCTAAATTTGGTAAAATGCTTGAAACATTCCATTAATTTGCGGCTACAAGCTGAATTTACaggtattattttattaagtaATATATAATTCAATTGCTTATCTTTTTAGAAGTGGGACTTTTTAATGTTAATTCTCAAAGATTTGAGATTCATTCATTCAATGCTCTCTACAACTTTTTGCTACAGTTTGCAACtgcatttatatttaactAGCTGAAATGTACAATATTGCAAGAGCACTGGCGTTTCGAACAGTAAAAGTTATAAAATGATTTCCATACATTTGGCAAATgtgtttaaacaatttgttaCCGAAAATACTACAAAAATTACACACTAAGCAAAGGGCGAAAGCATTAGAACTACAACTAAAAGCCCTAACCTACGGTTTCTATTAGCTGCAGGGACTTACGCACTACACATCGTACAATTTCATGTTCTCGATCTCGTCCAGCGTATCCTCCGATCCGGATGCCGTCAGATCCGACAGCTCGTCCAGGCACTTCTGTCGCTTGCGCACATTCCAGTGCAGTCCGTCGGCTAGGGAGGCGAACCAGTCGGATATCTGATCCTGGGCGCAGATGCATGGCACGGGATAAATGGAGGTGGTCACGCGAAGGCTGTCGCCATGGAAGAGCTCCTGCCTGTTGCGTCCATCGAAGCTAACCCACGATGTGTTGCGGCTCTCGGGGGATACTGATATCTGAAAATGTAGCAGATGTTAGAAACGGATCTATGGGAATTATGAGTAAAGCGACCCACCTTCAGCTCCACTCCTGCTGGCACCACAATGGGTCGGAAGCTAAGCGAATGCGGGCAGATGGGAGTCACCATAATCGCCGGCACGGAGGGATGGATCATGGACGCACCGGCCGCCGCCGCATATGCCGTGCTTCCCGTGGGCGTCGATACGATCAGACCGTCGCCCTGCACCGACGTGATATACTTTCCGTCCAGAAACAGATCAATATTGCTCAGATACGGCGATGGACCACGATCAATGACCACTTCGTTGAGCACCAGTATGCTGTTGGCTGCAGGTCGCGCCTCACCATCTAGATCTGCCTCCAGAGTCTTAGCCTCGTGTTTCCTATCGCTCCTGCGATGCATAACACAGCGCAAACGACTGCGAAGCGTTAGGGCAGCGTGACCCTCCAGGACGCTGGTCAGCTGCTCCTCAAAGTTATCGAAACGGAAGGGTGTGAGAAAGCCGAGGGAGCCCAAATGGAAGGCCATGACGGGGGGCACAGATTGCTGGAAGAGCAGCGAAGCATACAGCAGGGTGCCATCGCCACCCAGGCAAACTATAAAGTCTATGCGATCGGTCAGATCATCTCGGCCATCTCTGCGGGCATAATGAATAggttatttatattatatacacaTTCTCATTAAACACCGACTCACTTGAAAGTCACTAGCTTATCCCGAATGGCCTTGAATCGCACATTTTCGTTGAGCTGGACATCCTCCAGCACGGCCGACTCCACCCAAACGACCATGTTCTTCTCCTGCAGCAGCCAGTCCACCAGGTAGACGAACGGTGCCAGCACCGAGGCATCGCTGACCTTCTTGATCACGAGCACGGTGAGTGGTGGCTTGTACCAGGTGAGACGTTGACTAGCCGGATCCTGGATCTGCATCACCATGGCGGAGTTTTTCATGATGCGACCACATGGTCCGAACTGCTGGACAGGCGAGGGTGCATTCAAGCTGCGAGTGCGCCTGTAAAATAGAGTTGGGAAAACAGAACAATTAGTATGGATAACTTTGTTGTACCTAGCTCCTTAAAGACCTTAAAATATGGCGATTGGTTTTGGGCCTTAGAATTGGCTCCTCCCGAATGCAATTGTTATTGCAATCATTTATATCCTCCCACTTCACATTGTTGAACTCTTCGATGCTCAAGGAGCTGTGGAGCGGAAACGAGGCAACCGCCTGCGGCTGATCAGGACGCAGGGGAAACATTTGTTCAATATTTCAACAGGATTTTCAGAATATTTGGCTTGTTTTCTCCACCTTTGCAGTATGCAGACTAAGTTCTCTCAACTGTAAATCAACCTTATGCAAATGGCGACTGCGAAGGCAGACAGAAGTCGAGAGAAAAACATTGGGGAACATTGGTGGGATACGATTCCCCAGAATCGCATTTCCAATTCCCCTTCCTGCTTGCATTCGTAGATGCACTAAGAAAAACAGGGGCTTGGTTAAACATTCAGTTGTAAGGGAACTTATGTACAATAAAGTAAGCAACAATaaagtatttgatttaaaagatCTACTTTAAATGCTATAAAAGTTTTGAAATTCGAACATTTGGAACAATAAATCTTTATTCCACTTGAATATGTAAGTAGGAACCATATTTTTGCCAGTGCACTTATTGCGCCATCGTAccgatttggatttggattacGAATTCCATGCTTTTCGCATGCAATTTCATAGCTAGGGGAACCTTTCAGCTGTTTGTCCACTTACGGCCAGGTGCCGGAACGCCTGCGTCGCCCACCACCTGACGACGACGAATCAATGGCATTGGCATTCTCCCGGGAACGTCCCCGTGCCAGACAGTTTCCGTTGTGGTCCGGCTGCACTTTCCTCTGCAGATTGCGCTCGAGACAGAGCCGCGTCATGGCACTGAATCCGacatgatgataatgatgctGATGGTATATGTGGTGGCTATTGGGCAATCCGTAGTGCCAGCGCTGCTCCAAGCGATTCTCGTGCAAGGTGGCCAAATCAATGTCCGACAATGCCATTTCTGCGATTGTAACTCCACTTTTGTGTCCAAAAAAGAATGCGGTTTCATACACTTGCGCTCATGGAATGCAGTCGGACggcattgtttttggccagcggAAAAGGGACCAAGGTTAGAGTTTTGTTTTCACAACACGAGAGTCGgttgcttttaaaaataacacgCCCACGCACTTTTCATCGATGAGCCAACAAAATATGAGCCCAAAAAATGTGAATGTGTCGGCCGTAAAAGAGAAAGTGTTTTATCAGCGAATGTGACACACAAACTGGTAATCAGAAATGCATTACGCTGATGGAGTGTTTAAGAAAAACTAGGCTTTATGCTTTATGTGTTCACTTTAACTTTATGCCAAGGGTGAGATAATTTTCCAACGATTTTCCACCACTGATTATTGCGCACAAATGGGCGGAAAATTGATGGCCATAATGGAAATGACGGAGGGCCCTGAATTTGTCAACCGGGCGATCGCGAGTGCGAGCAACAACTGAGCGCCTGAGTTGACCACGTTGGTCCGCAGCGGACTGGGTTTTCTACTCCGCACCATTGACAGCTTCCCGATTCCAATCCAGATCGCACTTAGCTGAGCGCAGGCGCAGAGGCCTTGGCGATCAATTAGCAGTTCAATTGATAACATCGAAGCTATCAAAGCGTATCAATTGCCGAAATTGGCACAAGTCTAGACCAAATcgcttttcaatttctttcGTTTAAATGGAATTAAGAAAACTATTTTAAGATGGGTTATTCAACTTTTACGAGGAAAACATGAGTGAAGAGGTTATATCTATGAGTTCCTAAACTTACTTAATATGGTTAATTATTTATGCTTACAAAATTCCTGCCAAGAACCTAGTACATGCCTTTTTTGCCATTGTACTAATAAACTTAAGCAACATAGCACTTTTGTTAGCCTAAAATCGATGTCAGCCtagttaattaataattaGTAAGCTTATagtaatatattaaaaacaaacaaacaaaacatacACTGAATGCTAGTCGCGTGCCAGGTCAATGGAATTATCGCTTAAAGCACCTATTCGTACGGCCACCACTGTGTTGTTGCATGTGAGATGGGAATCCGATAAGAGTTGTGTATAAGACCGCATGATTACAAATTCGGGCAGGTGATTGGGACCTTACCACCACCAGCTGCTGGTCATGTGGTTGCCGCCCAGTCCCGGAGCCGAGGTGGATGCAGTTGCTCCATCCACCGTTCCAGGGGCATGCAACAGATGACTTCCATCGGCAGCGGCGTCCTTTTCGGTGCAGAAATATTCCTCTTGGTCGGAGGAGTTTAGGTCCTCTGGTGCTGGCATTCCACTTGTATGCCTGCAGATGCTTGGAGAGATCAGGGACACATCTGTGCCCTATCTGGAGGAATGCCGTGCTATATATGCCGTTTAAATGCAGTACACCGCACTGATTGTTAACGAATTCTTtcgatgcaaaaaaaaaactggtcAAAGTTTTGGCTAGGGCTGTCAATAAGTCGATTAAATAATCGATAGCATCGATTTCTTGGCCCATCGCGAAAGTAAgcgcgaaatttaaaaacccAACGGATGTCTTCACCTTCGTCATTCAGAAGAGCATTCGTCATTCATAATTAATGTCGACAAAGGAGTGTACTTGGCATTGCAAATTAGTCAGGCACGTGAAAAcaccatttttatttttagcctaATTTGTACGTGTTTTTGAGTGCTTTTAACCTCtcaaacaaacatttttgttgtttatttttagaacCGCTTATAAACAATATACAACTATATGGCGGAGAAATGGCATTGTGTGAAAAACTTTAATTAGATCTAAGAATATCAtttaatatattgttttttaatgtgtttttattGCACAGATAGCTATTAATAGCACTTGGAATCTTTCTTTAATAGGAAATCTACTATAGACACTGTTGAAACTAGCTTTAGCTGTAGTTTTTGTATAAAACCTAGTCTAAACTACATGTTTACTATGTTTACCTCTTTATTTCCCTTCCTGTGAAGCTTTCTTAGTCCACCCACCTGAATTGTTTACGCCTCTCACTCAAATCCAGGACTCTTCTCAATGGCTTGGGTGAGTTGCCCGGCGACGTGGCTGCCGCTCCATCATTTTCCTCCTCCAGAGAACTGGACACCGAGGTACTTGCCACCATTTGGAGGGCCAATTGGAGATCCTCCTCacgcattttttgttgtttttttttattggaaaagtatgaaaaaaaaaccgagtTTTGAGACGACAACCTCGTTGTTCCGGTGGCGAGATCCAACTAAGTGACTTCTCGTGCTTCGTTttccaaaatatatacaatgcATGCGCATATGTAATACTTGGCAGTGCGATCGGAGAGGTAAGTTGTTGAATAGATGCTATGCCCGCCTCGTACACTCGTACTTTGAATTCATTAAGAGCCTTCCGATATTTACATTTCCAGAGCAACTTTTTTCGAGCGGTCCATATTTTGGCGGCCCCGGGGCGTGGCCGATCTGGTATGAGATCGATTTATAAGCTATGCGTGGATTAATAGCCGGTGGCGCACTCTTAATAATATATGTCCGAAGGTAGCGCCAAGAATATAGGCCCATTTTTGCATTAACACCGATCGATTTTAAGTGGACCTGCGCCTGCCAATATTGTCGATacacattttcacatttttatatgCCATTTGCATATTCCGTTTGTCCATTTTATATAAGAAATATTTTGTCgctttaaatttgtatttatgacCAAGGTGAATTCTCAGGGGTGTCAGGAACTACTGATCAAGTAGGGATTtctttattaataataattgtttgtttattgcatttttgggTTTAAGTGTGTAAAGTGGTAaaatttcatacatttttgatttcattttggtAATATTGAtgctatttaaatatttatttattacttgCACCGATTTCcttcttaatttatttttaagtattttagTTATATAAAGAGATTTTCTTTGGATttaatgtaaataattttttacatGAATGAATCCGAGCTTACATCTATTCTACATCCGACTTGACTGTTGCATTCTACAGCTGCGCTGCGGTCACACTAAGCGGCAACACCGGGTGGAATCGATAAACAATTACTATCGAACACACATCGATTGTTGAGAGAGCTGTGAAGCCGACGATTTTACGTCAAAAGCGGAATAAGTTTATTTAACGTACGAAAAAGCTAAGCATAATGTCAGCAAAGGCAGCCTTACCACTGCAGATGTTTGGCCGGCGACTCGTCCACCTGAGGTCATCGGTCACTTCTCAAAATATGAGGTAATTCCGGTTGCATTGCTTCCTCTTATCTGTGACGTAATGAGGGCGCACGTTTGTCGTTTCGCATGTAATTCTAACATTGCCTCCCGTCTCACTCCCAATCGTCTACCACACAACCAGTGCCCTGCGTTTGTACAGCACAGAGAAACAGCCGGAAGAAGCGACAGAGCAGAAGGCCACCGAATCGTCGCCAGAAGTTGAGAAACTCACCAAGGAACTGGCCGCCGCCAAGGAGCAGAATGCCGAGCTAATGGACAAATACAAGCGTTCGCTAGCCGACAGCGAAAACATGAGGAACCGACTGAACAAACAGATCAGCGACGCCAAGATCTTTGGCATCCAGAGCTTCTGCAAGGATCTGCTCGAGGTGGCGGACACACTGGGACATGCCACACAGGCGGTGCCCAAGGATAAGGTACAAACTATCTTATCTTAAGATTTAAGGTTTAAGGTATCTTAAGGATTCAGACTCGCAATGAAGTTGCATATGTTGAGATAAGAATTTCGTAATTATTTGTTGCCAATACTTGAAAATCTTCATAGCATTTTAAGGTGTATTTTCCCGATCTTTCCATTTCTATCTGAGAGATAACAAACCCGATTGCATTACATACATCTAATTGTACATATAGATTTGTTGGGGTATTTTAAATTGAGATATTTGGATAACTTGTTAGCCATTTTAGACTTAATAGATAGTTTAATCGTTTTGCATTAACATTCTTAAAGCTACCCTTACTAATGATCTTAATTATTGCAGCTCAGCGGCAATGCTGATTTGAAGAACCTGTACGAGGGCCTCACCATGACGCGCGCCTCGCTGCTGCAGGTGTTCAAGCGACACGGACTGGAGCCACTGGATCCCATCAACCAGAAGTTCGACCCCAATCAGCACGAGGCGCTGTTCCAGAAGGAGGACAAGACCGTCGAGCCCAACACCGTGGTGGAGGTGACCAAGCTGGGCTACAAACTGCACGAGCGTTGCATACGTCCGGCCTTGGTGGGCGTGTCGAAGTGTTGATAGCCATGCGGCTGCCCAGAGGCATGTAAAATTCCCAgtactccccccccccccctaaaCCAATTTACATGGCGTGTGTCTCTCAAttgtttgcaatttgttttccGCTGCAAAATTCATGTACGTAAACCCTGTGTAAATACAACCTATCCCACAAACGCATCCTTCGGGCAAAGCTTGCGAATTTAGAATTCCTCCTAGTTTCTAAGAGATCTGTGACTGGATTTGATGGCCACAATTTGTACCATACGCGTGGCCATCGAGTGTTCCACTTTAAGGTTTAATTACGATAATAAAACATGTTTTAGTTTGTTGAAATATACCACGGAAATTTGTATTTCATCCTCATCTGGAGGAGACTCTGTTTATCTAGGTCTCTTTTTAGTTTCCTTTGATTTTCCCCGTTTTCCTTAGCCCTTGAAATTCGAATCCCTCATGAAAAACCATTTCTTTTGTTAACAAAAACCAGGTAGCGAAGCGTAATCGCATTCCTGCTCGTCGCGTAGGTGGAAAATTCAATGGAAATGCGTGATTTTCTATGACCCAGCAGGTAGGCTTCCAAGCACGTTCCCATGAATTCAGAGGTAGCACAGATGGTGGGTTCCCTAAAACGAGATTTGCGCCAGAGTTGAAAGTCTACTTCAAACGGTTTTGAACTATCTCGTTGGTTAGTTGTCCTTAAACATTTGAAGTGAACGGTATGATTGGTGTGCTAATGCGTTTTCTCTGGTCCTTGGCCATGGTGCAGTGCATCCAGGCTAGAGTGTCGATGCTGCCTCGTTTTTATGGACAAGACAGCGCTGTTATAGTGGACATCAATAGAAAATTCCCACCTAGAATGGACTCCAAGCTGCAGAATGCCCTGTACTACAACCTGCCGGTCTACAAACTGATAAAGCCAACCACAACAACTACGACAACCACGACGGCTGCTCCAACCTCTGGCTATCCTGCTGATCTCCTGAACATTGCTCACAACAAGCTGGGCCTCAAAGATCTGCCCAATCTCGAGGAGCTGGGCGAGATGATTGGTACGGATGGTGCCAGCGAGACCATAGACTATATACGCACGCTAACTGGAACGGAGGAGGGTTTGGCCCTGATGAAACAGTATCTGGATGCCCTGCACTtcgaggaggcggaggaggagaaTGTGGCCGAGGAACAAGAGAAGGCtgaagacgacgacgacgatgatgatgacaacACCATGGGCAATGCCAGCTACGATGAGATGCCGCAGGAAAAATCCACCACCACTGCAGATCCCCGTCCTGAGCTGAGTTTAATGCAGCGTTTCGGTGACTTTGTGAAGCAGTACAACCTGTGGTCTGGTCAGGTCACCACTACCACCACTCCTGCTCCGTTCATCGCTCGGCCAAGTGGCTCTTTCCAGCCCGTCTTTgtggctcctcctcctgctggcTTGAAACCTTTTCGTCCCATCCTGGTTAGGCAGCCACTGCCGTATCACTATCCCATTCCCCTGCGTCCCGTATCGCTGGCCACCACAAAGCCAATCCAGgtgaccaccaccaccacgaccACAACCACACCTGCCCCCGTGACCAAGCCACATCTCAACACGCCCAAGCTGATCATGCAAGAGGATGCGGAGGGCAAATACTCAACATTGCCTCCGTACATCCagcagttggccaaaatggccAATATTTCGCCGCAAGTCGTGGAAATCTTTCTGGAGCGGCAGCCCAAGTTGGCGGAACTGGCCAAGCGCCTGAGCACCCTGGCACTCAGTCCCGAACAGACCCAGGCCATGGACACCCAGGTGCTCAAGGCCGTGCAGCACGC
The sequence above is drawn from the Drosophila melanogaster chromosome 2R genome and encodes:
- the Nadk1b gene encoding NAD kinase 1b, isoform A; this encodes MPAPEDLNSSDQEEYFCTEKDAAADGSHLLHAPGTVDGATASTSAPGLGGNHMTSSWWWRTRSLNAPSPVQQFGPCGRIMKNSAMVMQIQDPASQRLTWYKPPLTVLVIKKVSDASVLAPFVYLVDWLLQEKNMVVWVESAVLEDVQLNENVRFKAIRDKLVTFKDGRDDLTDRIDFIVCLGGDGTLLYASLLFQQSVPPVMAFHLGSLGFLTPFRFDNFEEQLTSVLEGHAALTLRSRLRCVMHRRSDRKHEAKTLEADLDGEARPAANSILVLNEVVIDRGPSPYLSNIDLFLDGKYITSVQGDGLIVSTPTGSTAYAAAAGASMIHPSVPAIMVTPICPHSLSFRPIVVPAGVELKISVSPESRNTSWVSFDGRNRQELFHGDSLRVTTSIYPVPCICAQDQISDWFASLADGLHWNVRKRQKCLDELSDLTASGSEDTLDEIENMKLYDV
- the Nadk1b gene encoding NAD kinase 1b, isoform F; this translates as MREEDLQLALQMVASTSVSSSLEEENDGAAATSPGNSPKPLRRVLDLSERRKQFRRTRSLNAPSPVQQFGPCGRIMKNSAMVMQIQDPASQRLTWYKPPLTVLVIKKVSDASVLAPFVYLVDWLLQEKNMVVWVESAVLEDVQLNENVRFKAIRDKLVTFKDGRDDLTDRIDFIVCLGGDGTLLYASLLFQQSVPPVMAFHLGSLGFLTPFRFDNFEEQLTSVLEGHAALTLRSRLRCVMHRRSDRKHEAKTLEADLDGEARPAANSILVLNEVVIDRGPSPYLSNIDLFLDGKYITSVQGDGLIVSTPTGSTAYAAAAGASMIHPSVPAIMVTPICPHSLSFRPIVVPAGVELKISVSPESRNTSWVSFDGRNRQELFHGDSLRVTTSIYPVPCICAQDQISDWFASLADGLHWNVRKRQKCLDELSDLTASGSEDTLDEIENMKLYDV
- the Nadk1b gene encoding NAD kinase 1b, isoform B — its product is MFPLRPDQPQAVASFPLHSSLSIEEFNNVKWEDINDCNNNCIREEPILRPKTNRHILRRTRSLNAPSPVQQFGPCGRIMKNSAMVMQIQDPASQRLTWYKPPLTVLVIKKVSDASVLAPFVYLVDWLLQEKNMVVWVESAVLEDVQLNENVRFKAIRDKLVTFKDGRDDLTDRIDFIVCLGGDGTLLYASLLFQQSVPPVMAFHLGSLGFLTPFRFDNFEEQLTSVLEGHAALTLRSRLRCVMHRRSDRKHEAKTLEADLDGEARPAANSILVLNEVVIDRGPSPYLSNIDLFLDGKYITSVQGDGLIVSTPTGSTAYAAAAGASMIHPSVPAIMVTPICPHSLSFRPIVVPAGVELKISVSPESRNTSWVSFDGRNRQELFHGDSLRVTTSIYPVPCICAQDQISDWFASLADGLHWNVRKRQKCLDELSDLTASGSEDTLDEIENMKLYDV
- the Nadk1b gene encoding NAD kinase 1b, isoform E — protein: MALSDIDLATLHENRLEQRWHYGLPNSHHIYHQHHYHHVGFSAMTRLCLERNLQRKVQPDHNGNCLARGRSRENANAIDSSSSGGGRRRRSGTWPRTRSLNAPSPVQQFGPCGRIMKNSAMVMQIQDPASQRLTWYKPPLTVLVIKKVSDASVLAPFVYLVDWLLQEKNMVVWVESAVLEDVQLNENVRFKAIRDKLVTFKDGRDDLTDRIDFIVCLGGDGTLLYASLLFQQSVPPVMAFHLGSLGFLTPFRFDNFEEQLTSVLEGHAALTLRSRLRCVMHRRSDRKHEAKTLEADLDGEARPAANSILVLNEVVIDRGPSPYLSNIDLFLDGKYITSVQGDGLIVSTPTGSTAYAAAAGASMIHPSVPAIMVTPICPHSLSFRPIVVPAGVELKISVSPESRNTSWVSFDGRNRQELFHGDSLRVTTSIYPVPCICAQDQISDWFASLADGLHWNVRKRQKCLDELSDLTASGSEDTLDEIENMKLYDV
- the Nadk1b gene encoding NAD kinase 1b, isoform C, giving the protein MKNSAMVMQIQDPASQRLTWYKPPLTVLVIKKVSDASVLAPFVYLVDWLLQEKNMVVWVESAVLEDVQLNENVRFKAIRDKLVTFKDGRDDLTDRIDFIVCLGGDGTLLYASLLFQQSVPPVMAFHLGSLGFLTPFRFDNFEEQLTSVLEGHAALTLRSRLRCVMHRRSDRKHEAKTLEADLDGEARPAANSILVLNEVVIDRGPSPYLSNIDLFLDGKYITSVQGDGLIVSTPTGSTAYAAAAGASMIHPSVPAIMVTPICPHSLSFRPIVVPAGVELKISVSPESRNTSWVSFDGRNRQELFHGDSLRVTTSIYPVPCICAQDQISDWFASLADGLHWNVRKRQKCLDELSDLTASGSEDTLDEIENMKLYDV
- the Roe1 gene encoding Roe1, with the translated sequence MSAKAALPLQMFGRRLVHLRSSVTSQNMSALRLYSTEKQPEEATEQKATESSPEVEKLTKELAAAKEQNAELMDKYKRSLADSENMRNRLNKQISDAKIFGIQSFCKDLLEVADTLGHATQAVPKDKLSGNADLKNLYEGLTMTRASLLQVFKRHGLEPLDPINQKFDPNQHEALFQKEDKTVEPNTVVEVTKLGYKLHERCIRPALVGVSKC
- the link gene encoding link; translated protein: MIGVLMRFLWSLAMVQCIQARVSMLPRFYGQDSAVIVDINRKFPPRMDSKLQNALYYNLPVYKLIKPTTTTTTTTTAAPTSGYPADLLNIAHNKLGLKDLPNLEELGEMIGTDGASETIDYIRTLTGTEEGLALMKQYLDALHFEEAEEENVAEEQEKAEDDDDDDDDNTMGNASYDEMPQEKSTTTADPRPELSLMQRFGDFVKQYNLWSGQVTTTTTPAPFIARPSGSFQPVFVAPPPAGLKPFRPILVRQPLPYHYPIPLRPVSLATTKPIQVTTTTTTTTTPAPVTKPHLNTPKLIMQEDAEGKYSTLPPYIQQLAKMANISPQVVEIFLERQPKLAELAKRLSTLALSPEQTQAMDTQVLKAVQHALSNNDDLQRLIEASQALK